In Hemicordylus capensis ecotype Gifberg chromosome 8, rHemCap1.1.pri, whole genome shotgun sequence, the DNA window gtggcagcaacctCCCTCCACCTGCTCCTCGGGCTGCCGCAGCCGGCCACTCCCTCCCGCAGGTGTGTGGCTCTCCTTGAGCGGGTGGCCTCCAAgacccagctgcccccccccactccacccctccctatttccttcactCCAATCACATCACTCCGAGCTTGGCTCAGCCTCCGGGGAGTGTGGAGAGAGCCCCCCCCGGCCGGCCCCCCCTCGCCTCGCTGCCTGGGCAGGGTCTCCGCCAGGAGctccagaggaagctgccttccccGAGCCAGGCAGAcccttctagctcagcattgcctgccctgactggcagcggctctccaaggtgtcaggccgGACGGAAGAGGCAGTGAAGCTGGGCCTCCAGCATGCCAGGCAGTGGAGGGCgctcagccggggggggggggcggtcaggtgcctgcctgcctgcctgcctgcctgtgggaGGCGCGGGCTGGGCTCAGCTTTGCCGCCCTCAAAGCGGCTTCTCTCCACGCAGGGGCCTGGGCGCCTACGACACCTCCGTGCAGCTGGGCCCAGAGGGGCAAATCCTGGGTGAGTGAGGGagggagtgtatgtgtgtgtgtggggggggtcccttCCCACTGGCAGGCTGCCCAGAGCAAGCCCCACGAGGGGCAAGGCTGTGGGTCAGCCAAGCTGCTGCCCCATGCGAACCAGGGCAGCAAAGCTCTCAGCCCTGGGAGCGGGGATGCAACAGGAAAGCCCATCCGCATGGAGAGATGCCCCGATCAAGGGAGGGGCTGGGAGCAGGGCAGGGTCCTGGCCATGGCATCGAAGGATCTGGGCTGCAAAGCAGGGCTTGCAGGGAGACCGCCATGGGACGCAGGGGCCCGGGCCAGGGGCGCAGCCATCATTGAGCGGGTGGGGTCCGGAGGGCCCCCCACCcgagctccaccccaccccccattttcttcattatctgcctcactccgaggggccaccggggagaggagCGATCACAGTTCTCCCTGGCCTGGACAGTGGCCCACATatatcggggtgggggggtctggACCAGTGCAAGCAGTGAtcgtcccccttctccccccccccgcagcttctCGCTTCATGGCCTACCACACGCCCCTCAAAAACTCGCAGGAATTCACGGCGGCACTGAAGGCTTCCCGGGAGTTGGCAGCCAACATCACAGCCAGCCTGCGGAATGTGCCTGGCACCGATCCCAGCTTCCAGGTCTTCCCTTACACGTAAGGCAGTAGGAGgcggggctgggtgggtggggctctgTTCAGCTGACGCAGGCGGGGGGCCCTCTCCAGGAAACTGGCCGcgtggctgctgcagcagcaggaccCTCGGCCCGCCCGCCCAGCCGCCTCGCCCTGGCAGCTGGGGCAGAAAGGCATCCTCCCTGCTCAGGCCCCAGAGCCCTGGGGCTCCCCACTCTCTGGGTGACATCCTGATCCAGGGGCCCAGGTGGGTCTTCTTCCGGTCAGTCCCCGGGCCTTGGGGATCCAGATGGAGCCAGCGGCATCTTCATCCCTTGGCGGGACTGGCCagagtggggagaaaggggtCCCTCCTCAGTGCCAGCAGCCTGGCGTGGAAGCAACTGGGGAGGACTGCAAGACTCACCCACAGTCGGATCCTGGTTCCAGGAAGGGGAGTCCAAATCCACGCGTGGCTCTTCTTGGGCGGTGGGAGTTCTGAGCGAGCTCTCTGAAGGGATGCTGTTGCTCGCCCGTCCGCAGGCAGGGAGGCCAAGTGAGGCCAGGGAGCGAGTTTtgaaaggggaggaaaaggtCTCCTTCTGCTGGACAGACACAGATGCTAGCAACCTTCTAATATCTGCTTGTTCCTTAACACTGCAGCCCAAGATGCAAAACTTGCCGGTCTTCAGCTGACCACAActatcctgggggtgggggggtgagtgagtgggggTCGGGCGTCCATGTTGGGGAGTGTGACCAGCCGCGTTCTCATTTCACAAACAGTAGGGCTGCCCTCGAGAAGTAGTAGGagaaccctcctcctcctccttctcctcctcctccctgccctgcttcCTGCTCCCCACCGGCCGTCGCGGGAATTCCATAGGCCAGGTCAGAGGAGAGGAAAATGCTCGTCTGCTGCGAGGTGGGCACAGAGGCCCAGGACTTGTACCCAGCTCCAGAacgagggtggagggaaagcccTTCCTGGGCCTGcgttaaactcccccccccacttgcttgGAGAATTCTCGCGAAGGCCAGTCGGGAGCAAGCCCAGCTCTGAATCCGGGTCGGAGGCGTCTCCTGCCCTAACGccgatcatgagaacagcctcctgccTCGCTTGGGGTTGGCAGGGAAATTCGTGTCTCTTGGGCGTCTGGAGGCTTTGCAGGAAGACCGTGGTGGCGGGCTGGGTgagtggggggcagcaggagccagGGGGGTCTCTGTGCTCCAGCCCTCACTTGACCGTCACTTTCTGCAGGATCACCTACGTGTTCTATGAGCAGTATTTGACCATCACCATGGAGGGCGTGGCCAACCTGGCCTTCTGCCTGATGCCCACCTTTGTGGTCTGCTGCATCCTCTTGGGCATGGACGTGCGGTCGGGCGCCATCAACCTGCTCACCATCATCATGATTGTGGTGGACACTGTGGGAGCCATGACTCTCTGGGGCATCTCTTACAACGCCATCTCGCTCATCAACCTGGTGACAGTAAGCCAAGcctggggcttgggaggggggCTGTGCTCTGGCCCAGCTCCTGctcgtgggggtgggggcggggagctgcCCGGTGCATGCTGGGATGGGCCTTGCAGTCACGGCGTTCCAAGGCACCTGGCTGGCCGTGAGACAGGACCATTGGGTGGTTAAAAAACCTGCCAGTTTCAGACCAGAGCTAAGGTGATCTCAGTCTGGCTCAGAGGCCACGAGGTCAGTAAGGACCACCAGTTGTGCTTGCTTCCCACTTCTCCTTGGtcttgaggcccaaatcaaggcAGGGAGGAGGATGGAGCGCCCGGCACCAGCCAAGAGGCCACCCCCTTGTCCTGCTCCAGCTCTGCCATAGGAAACCTCTGAGTCCCAACAGCCTTGCCTGCGCAGCAGGTGCCAGATCCAGAATaacaaggaaggagctcttgctcaTTCAGCAGGCAAGCTCCCCGCCTGGGCAACTGTGTGGAGTCCCCCTTTGTGGAGGCTGgagcagccgcctcctcctcctcctcctcctcctcctcctgctgtgctcCCAGTGCTGGCTGGGgctttaaaaacagcagcagaagagaCCAGGGACTTGGAAGACATCTTCTGTAGTCTATGGGGCCAATGGTCGTTTTTAGCTAGGCTCCCTGAGAGAAGAAGAGAGGCAAGCCAGAGACATCAGGGAGGCCTCAGGAAATCGTGCTTCACCCTCAGCCTCGGAAGGTGCTACGGATGATGAAGGGGGCTGGAAGAGCTCCGCCCGCTGCTGGACTGTCCTGCAGGGATGGGGAAAGCCCCGCCTGCCAGCAGCAAACCGGCCCGGGCCAGAGCAGAGGCGAATCCTcccagcactcctcctcctcctcctgctcctccggcTCCGATGCGTCCCGTCTCTAGGCGGTCCTGCAGGCCACGGTCCAAGCTGTTCTCTCCACAGATGTCCTCTTGAGAAGCGAGACAGTTTTGAGGCTTCTAGCCCCTCTTGGCCCGGCTTTGGGCCGCTTGCCTTGCAATGCCACCGCAGGCCAGGGAGGACGGCTGCCAAGCACCCCAGCCCTCCTCGCCAGCAGCGGCCGGAGCGGGAGGGTGTGCCTGGCTTCGCGCAGGACTCCGGTGTGGCCggaagggaggagggcaggccGGGGTGGGCGCTCCCTGGCTAAGCCTGCCTTGTCCTGCTGACAGGCCGTGGGCATCTCGGTGGAGTTTGTCTCCCATCTCACCCGCTCCTTCGCCATCAGCCGCGGCCCCACCAGGCTGGAGAGGGCCCGGGAGGCCACCATCAACATGGGCAGTGCGGTgagtgctcgggggggggggcgggaagaggTGCCGCCCTGGGACCCTGCCGCTGCGCCCCTCTTGGGCACGCTGCTCCAGCCCCTGCTGGCCCTCACTGGCCCACCCTCAGACCGGGTCACCTCCTCCCAGCGGcactgctgcccccccaccccacccggcctCCACCTGCGCAGCAGCCTGCCTTGCCCTGGCTTAAGAGGCAgctggcaggagaggggggatggggggggaccAGCGTTCCCAGaagctgttgactacagctcccataatcccccgtcaaaggccattgcagctggggatgctgggagttgtagtcaacaactgccGGGAATCTCTGTTCCGGGGGCACCCCTCCGCCGAGAGATGGGTCTGCCCCAATTATGCACCTCactcctgggagctgcttgtgggtCTGGCCAGGTGGCCCAGCGCCTGGGCAGGCGCCTCCAGCCCATCTGGGGACCACGCCTGGGGCCAGCTCTGGCCCCACTGGCCTCGTCCGGAGCTCTCGGGAGCTGACCCGCTGCCTATGCccggccttcccccccccccacaggtgtTTGCAGGCGTGGCCATGACCAACCTGCCGGGGATTGTGGTCTTGGCCTTTGCCAGGGCCCAGCTGATCCAGATCTTCTTCTTCCGCCTCAACCTCATCATCACGCTGCTGGGCATGCTCCACGGCCTCGTCTTCCTGCCTGTGGCCCTCAGCTACTTCGGTGAGCTGCCGGCAagcaccctccccccccagctctatagggcagggcagggggcctTAGGGAGCGGGATGAGATCCCAAATGCAGGGATTGgaattgcggggtgggggggagaccgaTAGCCTGTggcggagggggcagggggagggcggcACCATCACTCCATGGAGAGCAGAAGAGGGCCCagtggggggggctgggggggtggggggggcttcaAGGTGTGTCTTCAGACTCCTTTTATTCTTGCTTGGGGAAAAGACACGTCGGCTGCTGCCGATTTCCAGGAGATGGCCCGAAGTGTGTttcaggctgcctttgtatatctCACGTGGGTGGATTTCTCACCGTGTTTTTTATGGTTGTCAATATATCACGGCCTGGAGGGGGCCCGCTTCTTGCCAGAGGGGCGCCTGCTTTCATGGCATGGAGCCATCAGAGCCATTTGGATCCTGGCTCTTCTTACCACTCTGGGGGGTTTTAGCAGTTGAAAAGACtgctggggtggggctggggggctgggaaTGGGGAAGCCACGACATCACAGCCCCCCCGCCATGGGTCAGGGCAGCACCTCCAGCAGGCTTCTGCCCCAACTCTGAGGCCCTGGCTTGCCGTGGTCCTGGGGCTGCCCCCCACTGCCCGCCCCCCAGAGGCATCCCAGCCAGCTTCACTGGAGGttgggtggcagctgctgcagtcaAGTGTGGGTCTTTCAGGCAAGGCCCGGCTGCCCGGCCCTCGTGccgtccccaccccacccggtcCTCTGCAGCCctaaccacctcccccccccccccccgcttccccacCAGGGCCTTCTGCCAGCCAGACTGGGATGCAGACGGAGCAGCAGCCAAAGATGGCCGGGACCccagagaacagcagcagcagcagcagcccggctCTGGTTAGCAGCTCAGCTGCAGGAGGCAAAAGGGTCCCGTGCAACGGCTCGACTTCTGCGGGCTCCGAGGGAAGCCACACCAGCCCCGGAGAGCCAGGCCAGGGAACTGGGCAGCAGAAGGCGCTGGAGGCCGGCAGCAGCCGGCAGGACAGACGCTCTGGGCAGGCGACGCCCTTCTGAGGCTTGGCCCCAGAGTCCTgaccccactcccacctccctGATGGGGCCCGGAGAGCAGCGGCGGGCCAGGGCCGGCAGCATCCCAGGGTCCGGGGCTGAGGAGGAGCCAGCCTGCTCCAGGACtcctcgagagagagagagagaccggcCCCTTTCCCTCCCAGGCCCGCGCCTTCCTCCACCTCTGTGCACACTCCGTGCTGCCCTTCTCCCGCCCGACGGCGGGCAGCGTTTTGCAGCAGAGAGCTGGGCCCACCCCAGGCAAGCAAGCTGTCGGTCTCGGGAAGCGCCTGCTGCCCTCTGCGATGGCGCCTGGGGGCACAGGTGGGGCGTGGCAGgagccccccttcctcctcccttctggcAAGGCGAGCTGAGGCGAAGGGGTCCGGCGGGGGAAGCAGTCGGTGTCCAGGTGGGAGCCCCGCTGCCTGAGCGCTGGGAGGCAGGTGCTGCGTGGAATAAAAAGTTGAATGAAAGCTGAGTCCATGTCTCTTTGGGGGCAAAACAGAAGGCGCTCCTCTGAGGCAGAGAGAGCGCGCCCggcaggatttgaactcgggtcccgcCTGTGTCCTGCTGTGGCCATGGAGTTCCACCGGCCTCGCTGTTTGAGTAggggtggtggctgctgctgtttcctcaTCACTGGAGGAGCCAAGGTGGCAGGACAGgctctgcgggggggggcaggtctcacgatctgaGGGGGTGGATGAAGAGGGCTGTGCGCTCAAAAGCgagctccactccccacccccccccacacactgacgGGAGGGGAGTcagaccagtggggggggggtcgcaGGTaaagcaccggggggggggggggctgttaggCACAGACTGGGTTGCCGAGGTCTACGTGACCACTCTGCTCGAAGGCCCCATAATTTTCCTGAAGGGAAAACAGGGCTCCTTTTatgtttccagaatggcttggacTAGAGTTCTGAAACGGGGCACAGAATCAGGACAGCTTATCAGGAATTTGTGTACTGATTTTGAAGCGGATCGGTCAGCCCGAtttttaatgattaaaaaaacccaacattggTCGGGGGGACTTCAGAAGTCTTCTGAGTGGTTTGGTTTGTTTCacagcagaaaattacaaaaaacatctggaactgaagccccgcAATCATTCTTCTAgctcatgtggaggaatctgccccctGCCTTTATAAAAAAGGGCAAACATCCCCCTCCTCTTATATTTCTAGAACGGCTTTGCCTAGAGCTCTGAAACGGGGCACAGATTGCGACAGGGGAGCAGGACTCTGGCTACAGTGTTTTCTTTCACAAAAAAtcggtcaatcctgtgatttttattgAATGTTTTCTCTGCTGCAGTAAAGCTACCAGAAAAAGTTCTCTCTACGCACAGAggacttcacacctagtgaaagtggaactgctacatctgaataaacaaaccatttaatttttttaaacaaatgtactAAACTCGTTTGTGATCCAAGACATCTGCGGGATTTTCTGCATCGAGGCCTCATTGGGCTCCAGACACATCCGGGCCTCGCCGCGCGCTCTCGCGAGActgagctcctccctccctccccggacGTCCCGCCTCCCCCAAGATGGCGGCGCTCTGCGGGAGGCATCTGCGGCGGGGCCTCGAGGCGAGTGGGGGCGCGCGGGGGCTCAGCACGTGTCAGCATGCAGGTCGTGGGAACGGGAGCCCGCGCAGTGCATCCGCGGAGGCGCAGTTCTCGCCGCCGCGGGGGGAGCCATCTTGGCGCAGGGGCGACCGTCAAGCCCCCGGCCTGCCGAAGGGTGGGAAGAGGGGGCTGCCTAGGAGagaggggcggcggcggcggcgctggcAGAGGCTGGGCCAGTTCCTGCGGGCCTCCTCCATCACAAGCGGAGCCATGGCCGCCGAGGGGAGCTTCCCTGCTCGGAGGCAGTCTATCTGAGAGTGCCAGGGGCTGCGCTTGTGCGCCCCAAGCCGTGGCAAGTGAGCAGGGCTGCAGCGTGCCCGGTCTTGGCTGCAAGGCGGCTCCAGCGCAGCCAGCGGTGTGGGCTGACCCAGGAAAAGGGCACCcaagggtggggcggggcggcctgggctgggctggctctccccggtgggcagcagcaggcatgggccccttgctgccctgTGGGGCGGGGGTTGGGGGGCTAACCGTGCCCTGCTTCCTCCTCAGGCTTTCTCGGGGAgactcggcggcggcggcggctcctcctcctGGCGGCTTCTCCGTGCCAGGCGGGACAGTTTCCAGAGCAGCGCTGCCTGCTGCAAGGTAAGAGGCGGAGCGCccgagcgagggagggagggagggaggggcccgGGAGCCGCGGTGGCCGACAGCGGGGCCTTGGAAGCGGGCTCTCTGGAGAAGTGAGCCGGAGATGGCTTCTCCTCGAAGGCTCGTGGGTTGGCTCCTCTCTCCGGGCTGACCCCCAAGCTCTGCTTGGCCTATGAGTCCACCCTCACTTCCTGGTCAGAGAACAAGCCAGGCTCGCCAAAGGAGCTTGTGTGCAGCTGGCATATGGGGCTTAGCAGGGGCTAGACTGGGAGGAGggtcagaagggagggggaaagcggggggggggctgtttcctTCCAAGCAGCCTAGCCTTTCCCTGGCGGCATATCAGGGGACGGATAACTGAGCGAGGCAAAGGCATTGAAGGCCAACAGTCTTAAGTAGGCAACCCAAATGTCCTCCTCGTAgccgagaagcagcagcagcagcagcagctctcctggtccTGCTCTCGGTTATGAAAAGTGGAGCGAGTGGCAGGCGGGACGTGCTggtgcagtggggggtgggagggggagagcccGGCATCAACTGCGCCTGAGCCCACCCTGGCATTGGGGGCAGCTCGTCCTCACCAGCCAGGGGCTCCTTGCCAAAGGAGGCGCAgcagcctctgcttcccggcagcagtCGGCTGGCTTGCTCCTCTCCCTAGTCCTCTCCCATCCTGTCCGGTAGAGCAGCATGGTGAACCGTGTGGTTCTACCTGGTGAACAGTCAGCCTGCAgtcagggtgggagggagaggagcagcCCCAGCTGCTGTGCCTGCCTTGGCACACAGAGCTGGTGCTTCAGGAGTGGGGTGAGAGACGCTTGGATGCCTGCTTTTTCGAGATGCAGTGGGGaagtctgcccccccccaggccacCAGGGGGCAGgcttgttgctctccttgccctgcTGTTGGGGCCTTTGGCTTCCTGTGTCCTGGTGGCTTCTGCCTTGCAAGTGGCGCATGGTCCTCCcaggttgggggtgtgtgtgtgtgtctccttgcctGATCAGgcttcctccacccccccccccgcctctcttgCAGAACCAAGCCGCTCGGGTGCGTGTCGGAAAAGGGGACAAGCCTGTGACATACGAGGAAGCCAACCCACCCCACTACATTGCTCACCGCAAGGGCTGGCTCTCTCAGCACaccagtgagtggggagggacGTGGCTGCTGCCCAGCGGGGCTTCCTTGCCTTGGAGTCCACTTGGAtctcggggtggggggtcccctcgctcgctcgctcggccggccggccggcctgcctGGGACGGGTGGCTTTGGCAGCTGCGCCATCTTCAAGGAGCACAGGCACGTCCTCGGCAGCGGGAGGGAGCTGCCGGTGGCTCTTCCTGCCTcctgctggggaggagaggcccCACTGGAGCCGGGGCCCTCCTGCCTGCAAGGCCTGTGCTTTGCCCACCCGCTCTGGCGGCTCCTTGGGCCCTGGCTGGCCCCGCATGCCCCAGGGCCGCGCAGAGCGCTTACTCGTTCCACGTACTTGTGCTCTGCTTGGGCAGCTCATGGAATAAACCAGACAAAGCCGAATAGGAGGGGGGGAGGACAGGCAGGGGGCccccctgtggctgctgctgctgcccgcccggCCTCTCTCGGGGGCGCTCGGCCTCCCCACTCACGCCAGTCTGCCCTGCAGGTAACCTGGACGGCGAGGGGGGGGCGGCCGAGCGCGCCCTGGAGGACGTCTTCCTCCGCAGGTTCCTCTACGGCACCTTCCACGGCTGCCTGGCCAGCGAGGTCGTGCTGAAGCGGCAGGCCAACCTCCTGCGGGTCTGCGCCGTCTTCGTGCAGCGGCTGCCGCCCTCCAAGTTCTACTTCCTGATTGGCTACACCGAGACGCTGCTCTCCTTCCTCTACAAATGCCCAGTCAAGCTGGAGGTGCAGACGGTCCCGGAGAAGGTCGTCTACAAGTGCctgtaggcctgtctccagcgGCGCCGGCCCAAGGCCCAGCGGGACTCCTCCCTCCGCCCGGGCGGGCGGGAGTGGGGGGCTGCGTGCCACCCCGGGGCCCTCGCTGCAGGCGGCTCCGCTGGATGAACGGCCTCTGGGGGGGCTGCGACAGCAGCAGAGACTGAGGGGcttgctggggggggagggggcggctgccactgccccccaaaCAATGCgtctttgctgcccccactcctggCTCCTCCCagttcttcctcccaccccctctggtTGGCACAGCTGGGCCTGAAGCTGCTGGAAGGGGGGGGGCCTCATGCTGGGTCCGTTGCCCCTGGCAGGGGCTGGAAGCActtcccttgcccccccccccgccttggagCTGGGACTGAGGACCCTTCAgagcctccctccccctgccttggGAGGAGCTCAGGCCCCACGGGAAGCGCTTCCTGCCTCAAGAGGGGAACGGCCTCTGCTGTTggaggctggggagaggggaccct includes these proteins:
- the MRPS24 gene encoding 28S ribosomal protein S24, mitochondrial isoform X2: MAALCGRHLRRGLEAFSGRLGGGGGSSSWRLLRARRDSFQSSAACCKNQAARVRVGKGDKPVTYEEANPPHYIAHRKGWLSQHTSNLDGEGGAAERALEDVFLRRFLYGTFHGCLASEVVLKRQANLLRVCAVFVQRLPPSKFYFLIGYTETLLSFLYKCPVKLEVQTVPEKVVYKCL
- the MRPS24 gene encoding 28S ribosomal protein S24, mitochondrial isoform X1, with translation MQVVGTGARAVHPRRRSSRRRGGSHLGAGATVKPPACRRVGRGGCLGERGGGGGAGRGWASSCGPPPSQAEPWPPRGASLLGGSLSESARGCACAPQAVAFSGRLGGGGGSSSWRLLRARRDSFQSSAACCKNQAARVRVGKGDKPVTYEEANPPHYIAHRKGWLSQHTSNLDGEGGAAERALEDVFLRRFLYGTFHGCLASEVVLKRQANLLRVCAVFVQRLPPSKFYFLIGYTETLLSFLYKCPVKLEVQTVPEKVVYKCL